CCCCCTCTTCGTGACCCCCCTGCTGGTGCAGACGCCCGAGGACACGGAATGGGCCCGGGCTCTGGCCCTGCTGGGGCTTCTCCCTCCCCCTGCGGGGGAGGAGGGGCCTGCGCCGGACCTTGCGGAGGAGAAGCAGGACGCCGGAGAAGGGGCGGAGCAGGAAGTCTCGGCGGACGAGGTGGAGTCGGGCGCGGGCAGTGCCCAGCCCTTGGCCCTGCCTCCGGAGCTGGCTGCCCCCGCGGAGCTTCCGGAGGGGGCAGGTGCCTTCGTGGCTCGCCCCGTATCCGGCGAGGCCCTGCCGGATACGGCCCCCTGTCCCGAACCCGCTACGATCGGAGTGGTCGGAGTCTCTCCCCAAGCCTCTCCCGGGGGGGCGACGCCCCAGACAGCTTCCCCTGCGCCCTCGGCCAACCCTGAACCCGTATCCCTTCCCCTTGTCCGAGATTCCCTTGCCTCGGCGGGGGAAAAGGGGTCGAGGAAGCCGGAGCAGCAGGTTCAGGATGGCCTGGTGGATCGTGCCGCCGACGGCGCGGTCCCGGAGACGGGTCTTGCGGACCCGGACTTTTCCCCGGACTACCGGGAGGGCCTTTCCCGGAGACAGGGCGTCGAAACCCCGCAGCTCCCGGTTCCCCCGCAGGGGATGACGGAAGAGGCCGCCTTGCCGGTTCTTGCGACCGAGGCCGCCGGGGCCGACCTGACCGCTTCGGCGCCTGCCGCGCCCTCCGAGGACGTTCCGAAAGGAGAGACGGCGCAACCTGGCCTTCCCCTCGTCCCGTCGGCCTCGGAGGAGACGCGCCGGTCGGAACGAAGGGACCCCGCCTCTTCCCAGAGGATCCTTTCGGAGACGGTGGCCCCTTCCCTGCGGAGCCTCTTGCGCGACGGGGGATCGGACCGATTCCTCGGGGGGGATGACCTGGGGGAGAAGAAGGCGGATTCGGGGGCTTCCGGGTCTTCCCCTGCCGGCGGGGTGTTGACGGGATTTAGACAGTTTCTGGAGGGCGCGGAGGGCGCTTCCGATCTGGAACCCCTCGTGCTGTCCTACCAGGGAGACGAGGCTTTCCGGGAGGCCCTTTCCCACGTCCTTCGGGTGGTCTCCCGAAAGGACGGGGTCCGGGCGCACCTGGTGGTGGATCCCCCTGCCCTGGGGCGGGTGGACGTGAGTCTCCAGGTTACCGCCGCAGGGATCGAAGCCACCCTCAAGGTGGACAACGAAGCGCTGAAACAGATGGTCCAGACCCAGATGGAACAGCTCAAGGCCTCTCTGCAGGCCCAGGGCCTGCACGTCACGGGCCTGGCGGTGGACCTGCGCAGTCGGGACGATTCCCGCCCGGGGCAGCAGCAGGGGCCGGGGGGCAAGGTGCGCCGCGCCTCCGGTCCCGCAGGGGAAGGGACAGAGGAAGAGGGCGACGTCCTGGAAGCCCGGGTGGACCTTCGTCGCGGACTGTTGCACTGGGTGGCGTAAACCCGAACTCGCAAAACCGTTTTCCTTAAAGGTTAAAGAATACAGGAAAGGATGGTGGCAGCCATGGCAGATCCGATTTCGGGAGTGAACTCCTCTTCCACCGGAGGCACGACCACAACCCAAACGACAGAACGGACCATCAAGAACGAACTGGGGAAGGACGACTTCCTCAAGCTGCTCATCGCGCAGCTGACCAATCAGGACCCCCTGGACCCCCTGAAGGACCAGGATTTCATCGCCCAGATGGCCCAGTTCACCGCCTTGGAACAGACCACCAACATGGCCAAGGGCATCGAGACCCTTACCAAGCTCTCCATGACCTCCGCAGTGGGCTACGTGGGCCGGGTGGTGGGGTACACGGATGACGAGGGCAACTCCAAGGCGGGGACGGTGCAGTACGTGGAGTTCAAGGACGGGGCGGTGACCCTGAAGCTCACCGACGGGTCGTCTCTGGCCCTGGACAAGGTCGAGCAGGTGGCCTAGGTCGTAGAGGGAGGAACGCACGACGGAGAGGGCGTTCCCTTTCCGTACATCGGAGGATTGAGTACCCCGCGCCCAGGGACGGGCGGGCAGACATAAGCGCAACGGATCGCGCGACGACACTCTTCCTGAAACCAAAGGAGGCAAAGCCCATGCTTCGATCCCTCTACTCGGGCGTCAGCGGCGTGAAGGGGCACCAGACCTATCTGGACGTCATCGGCAACAACATCGCCAACGTGAACACCACGGGCTTCAAGAAGTCCAACGTGCTGTTCCAGGACCTGCTCTACCAAAGCAACCGGGGGGCCATGGCCCCGAACAGTGACGCGGGGCGGGGGGGTATCAACCCCATGCAGGTGGGTCTTGGGGTCAACATCGCCGCCATCGAGACCATCCACACCCAGGGTCCCATGCAGTACACGGGAAATCGCAACGACATGGCCATCCAGGGAGACGGGTATTTCCTGGTCAAGGAGGGAGAAAAATCCGGTTCCTCATCATCCCGTATGGGCTGCTTCCCGGGGCCCAGGAAACCGCAGTTGCATCTTAGCGTTGACCAGTAAATAGCTCAGAGCCGCATAGGTGGAGGTGCGGTAGCCTCGGGCTTTCGCCGAGGCGGCCTTGAAGAGGCTGTTGCGTCCCTCCAGGATGCCGTTGTCGATCCCGGTTCGGATGTGATTCAGGACCCCCTCCCAGTGATTCTTGATGGTTCGGGCCAGCTTCTTGACCGGTTCCAGGCGGCTGTGGCTGGCTCGCCAGTACCAGCGTTTCAGCCACACGGTCCCCCAGCGCGGGACCTTCTCGTAGAACTCCTGCAGGAGGAGCTTCAGGGCGTAGGCCCTTTGGGTCTTGCGGGTGTTCTTTGAGGCAAGCAGGGCGGTGAGGGCTGCTTGCTGCTTGGGCGAGAGACTTTCGGGGTTGTAAAGCCAGAGGTAGCGGCTTCCCGTCAGTTCCTCGGCACCCCGGCGTTCCTCTCGGCGGACCTGGTCCACCGCTTCGTTCATCATTTTGATGACGTGGAATTTGTCGAAGGTCAGGCGGGCCTGGGGAAAGTTCTCCCCGATCCCCTGGATGAAGGCCTCGGACATGTCCAGGGTGAAGTCGGTGATGACGGAGGGGGCGACACCTCGTGAGGTCAGGTAGGCCGCAAACCGCGCCAGGACGGCCTTGCCCTTCCCCTCCGTGACCCAGATGGCGTGTCCCCGGTCCAGGTCCACGAAGGCGGTGACATACCTGTGCCCCCTGCGGTAGGAGGTTTCGTCCACCCCGACCCTGCGCAGCCCCGTAAGATCCTGGGTGGCCAAGAAGCGGTCCACGTGCCGGCGGATGATCCGCCAGAGTCGGGTGTCCGTCTCCCCCAGGACGCGGGAGATCTCCTTCACGGGAAGAAGGGGGGCCAGTTCCATCACGAAGGCTTCGAAGAGCAGGGTGAAGCCGCTCCGTTCCTCTCCCCAGGGGACGGCGATCTGGTGGACTCCATGTTCCGGACACTCCGTTCGGGGGACCCGGGCGTGAAGGTAGGTCTTGTGCTGGAAGAGGTTCAGGTGGCGCCAGGTGCGCTCCAGGCAGTCATGAACCGGATGGGAACCCCCGCACTTCGGGCAGGGGAATCGGGTGCCCTCCCGGAAGGAGACGTGCAGGTCCACCCGTCCCTCCAGGGGATCCCATTCGATGGACTGGATGAACCAGGGCTCTTCCAGGCCCAGAAAACCCAGGAAGAGCTGGTTCAAGTCCGTCACTTCCTTGCCGCTGCT
The sequence above is drawn from the Aminomonas paucivorans DSM 12260 genome and encodes:
- a CDS encoding ISL3 family transposase — its product is MRKARKSSGKEVTDLNQLFLGFLGLEEPWFIQSIEWDPLEGRVDLHVSFREGTRFPCPKCGGSHPVHDCLERTWRHLNLFQHKTYLHARVPRTECPEHGVHQIAVPWGEERSGFTLLFEAFVMELAPLLPVKEISRVLGETDTRLWRIIRRHVDRFLATQDLTGLRRVGVDETSYRRGHRYVTAFVDLDRGHAIWVTEGKGKAVLARFAAYLTSRGVAPSVITDFTLDMSEAFIQGIGENFPQARLTFDKFHVIKMMNEAVDQVRREERRGAEELTGSRYLWLYNPESLSPKQQAALTALLASKNTRKTQRAYALKLLLQEFYEKVPRWGTVWLKRWYWRASHSRLEPVKKLARTIKNHWEGVLNHIRTGIDNGILEGRNSLFKAASAKARGYRTSTYAALSYLLVNAKMQLRFPGPREAAHTG
- a CDS encoding flagellar hook-length control protein FliK — its product is MTAPVPIFPAVPMPSSGEGKASQTTNAGSPHAGSSSEQSFGDLLAGVQGTPEASPQGPAGDAKPEGSLPPLFVTPLLVQTPEDTEWARALALLGLLPPPAGEEGPAPDLAEEKQDAGEGAEQEVSADEVESGAGSAQPLALPPELAAPAELPEGAGAFVARPVSGEALPDTAPCPEPATIGVVGVSPQASPGGATPQTASPAPSANPEPVSLPLVRDSLASAGEKGSRKPEQQVQDGLVDRAADGAVPETGLADPDFSPDYREGLSRRQGVETPQLPVPPQGMTEEAALPVLATEAAGADLTASAPAAPSEDVPKGETAQPGLPLVPSASEETRRSERRDPASSQRILSETVAPSLRSLLRDGGSDRFLGGDDLGEKKADSGASGSSPAGGVLTGFRQFLEGAEGASDLEPLVLSYQGDEAFREALSHVLRVVSRKDGVRAHLVVDPPALGRVDVSLQVTAAGIEATLKVDNEALKQMVQTQMEQLKASLQAQGLHVTGLAVDLRSRDDSRPGQQQGPGGKVRRASGPAGEGTEEEGDVLEARVDLRRGLLHWVA
- a CDS encoding flagellar hook-basal body complex protein, whose protein sequence is MLRSLYSGVSGVKGHQTYLDVIGNNIANVNTTGFKKSNVLFQDLLYQSNRGAMAPNSDAGRGGINPMQVGLGVNIAAIETIHTQGPMQYTGNRNDMAIQGDGYFLVKEGEKSGSSSSRMGCFPGPRKPQLHLSVDQ
- the flgD gene encoding flagellar hook assembly protein FlgD, encoding MADPISGVNSSSTGGTTTTQTTERTIKNELGKDDFLKLLIAQLTNQDPLDPLKDQDFIAQMAQFTALEQTTNMAKGIETLTKLSMTSAVGYVGRVVGYTDDEGNSKAGTVQYVEFKDGAVTLKLTDGSSLALDKVEQVA